ATAGAAATGGTTAATTACATACCTAATAATAGTGCAAGAAACCTAAAGAGAAATACATCAAAAAGTATAGGGATTTTAATTAAAGGTATAGATAATCCCTTTTTTTCAAAGATGATAAAATCAATAGAAAGAAAGATTGATAGTAAAAGATATTCTATGATACTTCATTACAATGAAAGTCAGAAGGATGATTGTGATTCTGCAATAGAACTTATAAAGGAGAAAAAGTTAAAGGGACTTATATGTCTTGGTGGTGATTTTAATAATTTAGATAGAAAACAATTAGAAAATATAAGCGTACCCATAGTTGTTACATCTAGTAATGTAACAAAGAATATAAACAATACCCTTTTTTCAAGTGTAGTTATAGAGAATGAAAAAGCTGCTTTTGATGCAGTTGATTATTTATGCAAACTAGGGCATAAAAACATAGGAATTATAACTTCTGGGGAAGATGATAGAAGTGTCGGAAGGCTTAGATTTTCTGGGTATAAAAAAGCCATTTCTAAAAACAATATAGAGTTTAATAAAGAGTTTGTTGAAATAGGAGAATACACCTTTGAATCAGGTTATAAGGCAATGAATAAGTTTTTAGATAAGAATTTAAAAATAACAGCAATATTTGCAACTACTGATATTATGGCAATTGGTGCTGCAAAGGCTATTTTAGATAGAGGGCTTAAAATACCTGAGGATATATCTATAATTGGATTTGATGGAATTGATTATTCAAGATTTTTTCATCCATCAATAACTACAGTTGAACAACCAGTAGAAATTATGGCTGAAAAAAGCATAGAAATTTTACTGGATTTAATAAATGGAAGCAAAAAACATCAGCACTTAGTTCTCAAAACTAAACTAGTGAAGAGAGAATCTTGCAAAAATATATAGGGGGGTAAAGTATGGCTAAGGTAATTTTAAAAGACGTTGAAAAGATTTATCCAAATGGATTCAAAGCTGTTCATGGAATTAATTTAGAAATAAATGATGGTGAATTTATGGTTTTTGTAGGACCATCAGGATGTGCAAAGTCAACAACTTTGAGAATGATAGCCGGCCTTGAGGAGATAACATCAGGAACTATTTCTATTGGAGATAAGGTTGTAAATGATGTTCCACCTAAAAATCGTGAAATTGCTATGGTTTTTCAAAATTATGCATTATATCCACATATGACTGTTTATGATAATATGGCATTTTCTTTAAAGGTAAGGAAAGTTCCAAAAGATATCATAGATAAAAAGGTAAGAGAAACTGCTAAAAATTTAGATTTAGAGGAACTTTTAAAGAGAAAACCTAAGGAATTGTCAGGAGGGCAAAGACAGAGGGTAGCAGTTGGAAGAGCCATAGTAAGAGATCCTAAAGTATTCTTATTTGATGAACCTTTGTCTAATTTAGATGCAAAATTAAGAGTGCACATGAGAGTTCAACTATCTAAGCTTCATAAAGAATTAAAAACAACAATGATATATGTAACACATGATCAAGTAGAAGCTATGACTATGGGTGACAGAATTTGTGTTATGAATTTTGGACGAATAATGCAGGTTGATACACCTTTAAATTTATATAGATATCCTGTTAATAAATTTGTAGCTGAATTTATTGGTTCGCCTACAATGAATGTAATAGAAGGAGAACTTATAAAAGAAGATGACCTAGTTTTAATAAAAGTAGGTGATATTAAATTAAGGCTTCCTAAAGATAAGGCAGATAAGGTACAAGGATATATTGATAAAAAGGTTTGGTTTGGAATTAGACCTTCAGACATTAACCTTCAAGAAAACGTTAACAGCATTGGTATTGAAGGAATTGTGGACTTTGTTGAAAATATGGGAAGTGAAGCATTTGTTTATTTTAAATTAGGCGCTAAACAATTTATTTCAAATATACAATTATCAGACATTAGTAACATAAAAACAAATGATAAGATAAAGCTTATGTTTAATATGGACAATTGTCATATATTTGATATTGATACTGAAAAAAATATAACTTTATAAAATTTAATAAAAAATATGGAGGGGTAATTTATGAGAAATGTTAAAAAACTTGTTGCATTTGCAATCACATCAGTTATGATGATGTCTTCTTTAGCTCTGGGAGGTTGCGCATCCAAATCGACACAAACGAGTACTGGGGATCAAAAAGATAAGGTAACTTTAAATATATTTCAATTTAAAGTTGAAGTAAAAGAAGAACTTGAAAAAGCTGCAAAAGAATACTCAGAAAAACACCCTAATGTAAAAATTAATATAAATACTGTTGGTGGTGGAGATGACTATGGAGCAGCGCTTAGAGCAAAAATACAATCAGGAGAGGAACCAGCAATATTTAATATAGGAGGACCACAGGATGTAAAAGACTGGAAAGCTAGGCTAGTTGACCTATCAGGAGAATCTTGGGTAAAAGAATCTATCAAAGGAGTTTTAGATGGTGTAACCGAAGATAAGAAAATTTATGGCATGCCATTTGCTGTGGAATCCTATGGTTTAATATACAATAAAGAAATCTTTAAAGATGCAGGAATAGATGCGTCAAAAATAAATAGTTATGATTCTTTGGAGGCGGCGGTTAAAAAGCTTGATAATGAAATAAAATCAGGTAAATTAAAGGATAAATATCCTCAATTAGAAGCTGTATTTGAAATGCCGGCAAAGGAAACTTGGATAACTGGACTTCATTCATCAAATGTAGCATTAGCACAAGAATTTAACAGTTCATTAGATTCATTTAAATCTGATAAGGTTCAATTTAAATATAGAGATGGATTTAAGAGTTTAATTGATTTACAAGCAAATTATTCCCCAAATGCAAATTCTAAGGGAAAATTAAATGCTGTTGATTATGCAACTCAAGTTGGTCAAGGGATAGCAATTGAACGTGTTGCAATAATTCAACAAGGAAACTGGATATTCAATGATGTTGATAAGACTGATGAAAAGGTTGCCAAAAAACTAGACATATTACCAATCGCAATTAAAGGTGGAAAAGGTGATTCTATAGCCCTTGGAGTTCCAATGTACTGGGCAGTTAATAACAAGGTATCAAAAGAACAACAAGAAGCAGCTAAAGACTTTTTAAATTGGTTATATACTTCAGATGAAGGAAAGGATATGATTGTAAATAAATTTTTCTTTATTCCTCCATTTAAAGGATATGAAAAATACCCTGCAAAAGATTCTCTTGCAGTAGCTACAGAAAGATACATTAAAGAAGGTAAGACAATACCATGGGTATTTATGGGATATCCAACTGATTGGGGTATGAATGTTGTAGGTAAAAATATACAAAAATATTTGGCTGGAAAAATGACTTGGGATGAAGTTATAAAAGATTCTCAAGATCAATGGACAACTATGAGAAATAAAAAATAATGTGAGGGGGAGGGAGAAATCCCTCCCTTATTATAAAGAAAGAGGAGGACACTATGAAAAAATCAAGGTTATGGTTTAGCTTTTTTGTTGCACCTATATTAATTTCATTTTTAATTGTAGTAATTATACCAGCTATAACGGGAATTTATTATTCATTTACTGATTGGAATGGAATAGATAATAACGCACCTTTTGTTGGACTTCAAAACTATAGGCAAATATTTAGTGCAGATAGTGGATTTTTGCAATCCTTTATATTTACTTTAAAGTTTTCAATAGTGTCAGTAATAATGATAAACTTAATAGGTTTTGCTTTGGCACTATTAGTAACTAGAGAAATGAAAATTAGTAATATTTTAAGAAGTATATTTTTCATGCCTAATATGGTTGGAGGGCTTATCTTAGGATTTATATGGCAGTTTATATTTACTAAAGCTTTCAATACAATAGGAATGAAACTAGGATGGGAGTTCATGACAGGCTGGCTATCTACAACAGCAACTGGATTTTGGGCTCTTGTAATATTAATGTCATGGCAAATGTCAGGATATATGATGGTTGTTTATATTGCGGCACTTCAAGGAATTCCAGATAACTTAAAAGAAGCTGCTGAAATTGATGGAGCAAACCCATTCCAAAGACTTATAAATATAACAATTCCTTTGGTTGCACCAGCATTTACAGTAGGAATATTTCTAACTTTATCTAATTGCTTCAAATTATTTGATCAAAATCTAGCATTAACTGGTGGAGGGCCTTACAATTCAACCCAAATGTTAGCACTTAATATATATAATTCAGCTTTTGCAAGAAATGAATTTGGAATATCACAAGCTAAAGCAGTAATATTCTTAATTACCGTTGCAGTAATAACATTAACTCAATTGAACTTTAATAAGAAGAAGGAGGTTGAGATGTAATGAAACAAGGACTTTTAAAGAAAATTGGTTGGAACATACTATCTATTTTTGTAGCAATTATATTTTTGGCACCTCTTTATATAGCTTTTACGAATTCATTTAAAACACAAAAGGGGTTATATCTTAATGTTTTAGGATTACCTAAAGGAGATACATTTACTTTAGATAATTATATTCGAGCATTTGAAGATTTGAATTTTTTTCATTCATTTTTGAACTCTTTTTTAATCACAACAATAAGTACGGTTTTAATTGTAATATTTTCTTCAATGGCAGCTTGGATGCTTGTCAGATCTAAAACAAAATTAAGCAAATTCTTGTTTTTCTTATTTGCAGCAGCAATGCTTATACCATTTCAATCTGTAATGTTACCACTCATAAATATAATGGGAAAATTAAATTTATTAAATCCTGTAGGATTAGTATTTATGTATCTAGGATTTGGTTCAAGTTTATCAATAATTATGTATCATGGGTTTATTAAAAATATACCACTTGAGTTAGAAGAAGCAGCTATTATTGATGGTTGTAATAAATTTCAAGTGTTTTGGATAATAGTTTTTCCTTTATTAAAACCAATAACAGTGACAGTTAGCATACTAAACGCAATGTGGATATGGAATGATTTCTTATTACCACAACTTGTTATAAACAAACCAGAGTGGCAAACGCTTCCTCTAAAAATGTTTTATTTCTTTGGAGAGTATTCAAAGAAGTGGAATTTAGCACTTGCGGGACTTGTACTTGCTATGATTCCAATAATAGTATTCTATTTCTTTGCACAAAAACACATAGTAAAAGGTGTTACACAAGGTTCTATAAAATAGATAGCTGGAGGGGATTGCGTGAAGGTTTTTAAAATAGATAATAAGGTGAAAAAATATAGGTTCGGAGAACCTTTTAATACTGAAACTGTATTAGTAGAGGGAACAGAAATAATGGAGGAACCATTAGAATTTTTAAGTATAAATAAGAATGAAAGTATAGTACTTAGCTATAACTTAGATAAAGAAGATATAGTTCTGGGACTTGGAGAAAATCAAAGAGGAATAAACAAAAGGGGAGGGATATATGAGTCGTTTTGCACAGATGATCCTTTTCATACAGAAGATAAAAAGTCTTTATATGGAGCTCACAATTTTTTAGTAGTAGATGGAAAAGAAGCCTTTGGAGTATTTGTTGATTTCCCAGGAAAGGTGATTTTTGATGTTGGATATTCTAATAAAAATAAGTTGAGTATAATAATTGAAAATATTAATTTAGATTTATATATAATAAAGGGCAATTCTATAAAGGAGATAGTTAAGAATTTTTTAAATTTGATTGGAGATAGCTATGTTCCTCCTAAATGGGCTTTTGGATATCAGCAATCAAGATGGAGTTATAAAGATAAAAATGAAATTAATGAAGTTGCAAATAACTTTATAGAAAATAAAATACCATGTGATGCAATCTATTTGGACATAGATTATATGGAGAGATTTAAGGATTTTACAATAGATAATAATGCGTTTCCTAACTTTAAAAAATTTACACAAGAGATGAAGAAAAAAGGTTTTAGACTTATACCAATTATAGATGCAGGTGTAAAAATTGAAGATGGATATGACATTTATGAGGAAGGTATTAAAAACAACTATTTCTGCAAGGATGAAAATGATGAGCCATTTTTAGTTGCAGTGTGGCCTGGAAAATGCCATTTCCCAGATTTTTTAAATAAAGATGCAAGAGATTGGTTTGGACTTAAATATAAAATTTTAACAGATTTAGGTATTGAGGGGTTTTGGAATGATATGAACGAACCTGCAATATTTTATACAGATAGGGGACTTAAAGAAGCAATTGACTTTGCAAAAGAGTCAGAAGGAAAAAATCTAGATATTAATTCTCATTTTGAATTACAAGATAAGTTTAAGGGTATGTCAAATAATTTATTAGATTATAAGAGCTTCTACCACAACATAGATGGAAATAAGGTAAACCACTACCAGGTTCATAATTTATTTGGGTATAACATGACCAAAAGTGCCAGTGAAGGACTTAAAAAGATAGATAAAAATAAGAGATATTTATTATTTTCAAGATCTTCCTATATAGGAATGCATAGATATTCTGGAATATGGACAGGAGATAACTGTTCTTGGTGGCAACATATATTATTAAATATAAAAATGATGCCTTCATTAAATATGTGTGGATTTTTATATATAGGTGGGGATACAGGCGGTTTTGGAAGTAATTCTAATGCTGAACTTATAATAAGATGGACACAATTTAGTATATTTACTCCTCTTTTTAGAAATCATTCAGCAAGGGGAACAAGAAAACAAGAACCTTTTGCTTTCGATAGAGATACTACAGAAATTATGAGAAATACAATAGAACTTAGATATGCTCTAATACCATATATTTATTCTGAATACATGAAAGCTGTTATAAATAAAGAGGTGTATTTTTCTCCAATTATGTTTGAATATGATGATGAAATGTCAAGAAGAGTGGAAGATCAGCTTTTAGTAGGAAAATCATTGATGGTTGCACCTATATATGAAGAGAATGCTAAGGGGAGATATATATACTTGCCAGAAGATATGCTTTTATGGAAAGCGAAAAATTATAAAGAAAAAAATTATGAGGTAGTTTCAAAGGGACATAGTTATATAGACATAGATATTGATGAAGTACCTATTTTTATTAGAAAGAATAAGATGTTAGTTGTAGGGAATTCAGCACAAAATGTTGATTCTATTGATAATAGGCAGTTAACTGTAATAGCTTTTGTTGAAAAGAATGCTCACTATAAATACTATGATGATGATGGTATAACTTATGATTATAAAAAGGGTAAATATTTAGAATTAGATATTAATATAACAAAGAATGAAAAGGATTATGACATAACAGTTAATGAAAATAAAGTTAATAATATACAAGAAATTAAATTTGAAATATTGAATACGCAAGGTGAAGTCTATTTAAAAACAATAAATTTGTAACAAGAAAGGAGAGGAGTTATGTTTGAGAGAAGCAGTGGAATTTTAATGCATATTACTTCTTTGCCTAGTCCCTATGGAATAGGGACTTTAGGAAAAGAAGCCTATAGATTTGTAGACTTCTTAGTTAAAGCGGGACAAAAATATTGGCAAGTTTTGCCCTTAGGACCTACTGGATATGGAGATTCTCCCTATCAATCATTTTCAGCTTTTGCAGGAAATCCATATCTTATAGATTTAGATTTGCTATGCAAAGAAGGACTATTAGAAGTTAATGATTATAAATATATAAATTTTGGGTATAACTGTGAAGAAGTAGACTTTCAAAAAATAGCAGAAAATAAAATGCCTATATTAAAAATGGCTTTTAAAAATTTAAAAGATAAATATAGAGATGAGTTACAACAATTTAAAGAAGAAAATGATGAATGGATAGAAGACTATGCTTTATATATGGCGTTAAAAGTAAAAAATAATTTAAAGTCGTGGCAACTATGGGACAAGGATATAAAACTTAGAAAAAAGGATGCCTTAAATAAGGCGAAAAAAGAGCTTAAAGATGATATAGATTATAATATATTTTTACAGTTTATGTTTTATAAGCAGTGGAACAATTTGAAAGAATATGCTAATAAAAATGGAATCAAGATAATTGGAGACATACCAATTTATGTTGCAGAAGATAGTGCAGATACATGGGCAAGTAGTGAACTATTTTTATTAGATAAAGATAAAAGACCAATAGTTGTATCCGGCTGTCCCCCAGACGGATTTTCTGAAACTGGACAGCTTTGGGGAAATCCAATATATAATTGGAAGTATTTAGAGGAGACAAATTACAGTTGGTGGGTAAAAAGAATAAAAGCTAATAGTAAACTTTATGATGTAACTAGAATAGATCATTTTAGAGGGTTTGAATCATATTGGCAAGTTCCTTACGGAGAAGAAACCGCTATAAATGGTGAATGGGTCAAAGGTCCTGCTATGAAATTATTTAATGTTATAAAAAAAGAACTGGGTGATGTAGATATAATAGCTGAAGACTTAGGATATTTAACAGATGAGGTTAGGAAATTTAGAGAAGATAGTGGATATCCTGGTATGAAGGTATTAGAGTTTGCTTTTGATGCTAGAGAGGAAAGTGATTATCTTCCACATAATTATGATAAAGATTGTGTAGTTTATACAGGTACACATGATAATGATACTGTAAATGGATGGTTTGAAAACGCTAATAAAAGTGATGTGGATTTTGCTATAAAATATTTAAAACTTACTAAGGAAGAAGGATATAACTGGGGATTTATAAGAGGAGCTTTAAGTTCAGTAGCTTCCCTTGCTATTGCACAATTTCAAGATTATTTAGGACTTGGAACAGAAGCAAGAATGAATATTCCATCAACATTAGGTGGCAATTGGAGATGGAGAGCTAAAAAGAAAGATATAAACGGAGATTTGAGCAAGAAAATATGTGAAATTACCAAACTGTATGGAAGGTAGGGATAAGATGTTTAATTCTAAAGAACTAAAATCAACAATAGAGAAAATATTAAAAATTGATTATGGTAAATCATTAAACAAAGCAAAAGACTATGAAAAATACAATGCAGTTTGTAAAGCTATTATGGCAGAAATAGTTGATAGATGGGAAAAAACTCAATATAAATATGAAGAAGGAAAACAAGCAAGTTACTTTTCAGCAGAGTTTCTCATGGGAAGAGCATTGGGAAATAACTTAATAAATCTTGGGATTTATGATGAGGTTAAAGATGTATTAAAAGAAATTAGTATAAATATAAATGATATAGA
This Clostridium novyi NT DNA region includes the following protein-coding sequences:
- a CDS encoding ABC transporter substrate-binding protein, producing MRNVKKLVAFAITSVMMMSSLALGGCASKSTQTSTGDQKDKVTLNIFQFKVEVKEELEKAAKEYSEKHPNVKININTVGGGDDYGAALRAKIQSGEEPAIFNIGGPQDVKDWKARLVDLSGESWVKESIKGVLDGVTEDKKIYGMPFAVESYGLIYNKEIFKDAGIDASKINSYDSLEAAVKKLDNEIKSGKLKDKYPQLEAVFEMPAKETWITGLHSSNVALAQEFNSSLDSFKSDKVQFKYRDGFKSLIDLQANYSPNANSKGKLNAVDYATQVGQGIAIERVAIIQQGNWIFNDVDKTDEKVAKKLDILPIAIKGGKGDSIALGVPMYWAVNNKVSKEQQEAAKDFLNWLYTSDEGKDMIVNKFFFIPPFKGYEKYPAKDSLAVATERYIKEGKTIPWVFMGYPTDWGMNVVGKNIQKYLAGKMTWDEVIKDSQDQWTTMRNKK
- a CDS encoding TIM-barrel domain-containing protein, which codes for MKVFKIDNKVKKYRFGEPFNTETVLVEGTEIMEEPLEFLSINKNESIVLSYNLDKEDIVLGLGENQRGINKRGGIYESFCTDDPFHTEDKKSLYGAHNFLVVDGKEAFGVFVDFPGKVIFDVGYSNKNKLSIIIENINLDLYIIKGNSIKEIVKNFLNLIGDSYVPPKWAFGYQQSRWSYKDKNEINEVANNFIENKIPCDAIYLDIDYMERFKDFTIDNNAFPNFKKFTQEMKKKGFRLIPIIDAGVKIEDGYDIYEEGIKNNYFCKDENDEPFLVAVWPGKCHFPDFLNKDARDWFGLKYKILTDLGIEGFWNDMNEPAIFYTDRGLKEAIDFAKESEGKNLDINSHFELQDKFKGMSNNLLDYKSFYHNIDGNKVNHYQVHNLFGYNMTKSASEGLKKIDKNKRYLLFSRSSYIGMHRYSGIWTGDNCSWWQHILLNIKMMPSLNMCGFLYIGGDTGGFGSNSNAELIIRWTQFSIFTPLFRNHSARGTRKQEPFAFDRDTTEIMRNTIELRYALIPYIYSEYMKAVINKEVYFSPIMFEYDDEMSRRVEDQLLVGKSLMVAPIYEENAKGRYIYLPEDMLLWKAKNYKEKNYEVVSKGHSYIDIDIDEVPIFIRKNKMLVVGNSAQNVDSIDNRQLTVIAFVEKNAHYKYYDDDGITYDYKKGKYLELDINITKNEKDYDITVNENKVNNIQEIKFEILNTQGEVYLKTINL
- the malQ gene encoding 4-alpha-glucanotransferase translates to MFERSSGILMHITSLPSPYGIGTLGKEAYRFVDFLVKAGQKYWQVLPLGPTGYGDSPYQSFSAFAGNPYLIDLDLLCKEGLLEVNDYKYINFGYNCEEVDFQKIAENKMPILKMAFKNLKDKYRDELQQFKEENDEWIEDYALYMALKVKNNLKSWQLWDKDIKLRKKDALNKAKKELKDDIDYNIFLQFMFYKQWNNLKEYANKNGIKIIGDIPIYVAEDSADTWASSELFLLDKDKRPIVVSGCPPDGFSETGQLWGNPIYNWKYLEETNYSWWVKRIKANSKLYDVTRIDHFRGFESYWQVPYGEETAINGEWVKGPAMKLFNVIKKELGDVDIIAEDLGYLTDEVRKFREDSGYPGMKVLEFAFDAREESDYLPHNYDKDCVVYTGTHDNDTVNGWFENANKSDVDFAIKYLKLTKEEGYNWGFIRGALSSVASLAIAQFQDYLGLGTEARMNIPSTLGGNWRWRAKKKDINGDLSKKICEITKLYGR
- a CDS encoding carbohydrate ABC transporter permease is translated as MKKSRLWFSFFVAPILISFLIVVIIPAITGIYYSFTDWNGIDNNAPFVGLQNYRQIFSADSGFLQSFIFTLKFSIVSVIMINLIGFALALLVTREMKISNILRSIFFMPNMVGGLILGFIWQFIFTKAFNTIGMKLGWEFMTGWLSTTATGFWALVILMSWQMSGYMMVVYIAALQGIPDNLKEAAEIDGANPFQRLINITIPLVAPAFTVGIFLTLSNCFKLFDQNLALTGGGPYNSTQMLALNIYNSAFARNEFGISQAKAVIFLITVAVITLTQLNFNKKKEVEM
- a CDS encoding carbohydrate ABC transporter permease, whose translation is MKQGLLKKIGWNILSIFVAIIFLAPLYIAFTNSFKTQKGLYLNVLGLPKGDTFTLDNYIRAFEDLNFFHSFLNSFLITTISTVLIVIFSSMAAWMLVRSKTKLSKFLFFLFAAAMLIPFQSVMLPLINIMGKLNLLNPVGLVFMYLGFGSSLSIIMYHGFIKNIPLELEEAAIIDGCNKFQVFWIIVFPLLKPITVTVSILNAMWIWNDFLLPQLVINKPEWQTLPLKMFYFFGEYSKKWNLALAGLVLAMIPIIVFYFFAQKHIVKGVTQGSIK
- a CDS encoding ABC transporter ATP-binding protein — translated: MAKVILKDVEKIYPNGFKAVHGINLEINDGEFMVFVGPSGCAKSTTLRMIAGLEEITSGTISIGDKVVNDVPPKNREIAMVFQNYALYPHMTVYDNMAFSLKVRKVPKDIIDKKVRETAKNLDLEELLKRKPKELSGGQRQRVAVGRAIVRDPKVFLFDEPLSNLDAKLRVHMRVQLSKLHKELKTTMIYVTHDQVEAMTMGDRICVMNFGRIMQVDTPLNLYRYPVNKFVAEFIGSPTMNVIEGELIKEDDLVLIKVGDIKLRLPKDKADKVQGYIDKKVWFGIRPSDINLQENVNSIGIEGIVDFVENMGSEAFVYFKLGAKQFISNIQLSDISNIKTNDKIKLMFNMDNCHIFDIDTEKNITL
- a CDS encoding LacI family DNA-binding transcriptional regulator, encoding MANITIKDISRMAGVGVSTISRVLNNHPDVKAETRKKVLDVIEMVNYIPNNSARNLKRNTSKSIGILIKGIDNPFFSKMIKSIERKIDSKRYSMILHYNESQKDDCDSAIELIKEKKLKGLICLGGDFNNLDRKQLENISVPIVVTSSNVTKNINNTLFSSVVIENEKAAFDAVDYLCKLGHKNIGIITSGEDDRSVGRLRFSGYKKAISKNNIEFNKEFVEIGEYTFESGYKAMNKFLDKNLKITAIFATTDIMAIGAAKAILDRGLKIPEDISIIGFDGIDYSRFFHPSITTVEQPVEIMAEKSIEILLDLINGSKKHQHLVLKTKLVKRESCKNI